The genomic DNA CCACCATCATCTTGTCTCGCGGGACAATATAGTGCGACGCAGGGTAAATAGCGACGTGATTTATAAAGTTTTTTATCTCGCCGGTCACGACGTTAATCTCGCTGATGCGGTCAATTTCGTCACCAAAAAACTCAACTCTAACAGCGGTGTCGGTGTAATAAGACGGAAACACCTCGACCGAATCGCCCCGCACACGGAATTTATTGCGCACAAAATTGACATCATTGCGCTCATATTGCAATTCGACCAGTTTGGCTAAAAGCGCGTCGCGGTCCTTCACCATACCCTTGCGAAGTGAAATGACCATGTTGTGGTAGTCTATCGGGTCGCCGAGGGTATAAATGCAGGAGATTGATGCCACAATGATCACGTCGTTGCGCTCTCCCAATGATGCGGTGGCCGAGTGGCGCAGCCGTTCAATCTCGTCATTGATGGCGGAATCCTTTTCGATATAGGTGTCGGTGGAGGCGATGTATGCCTCCGGCTGGTAGTAATCATAATAGCTGACAAAATATTCGACAGCGTTATTTGGAAAAAATTCGCGAAACTCCGAACAGAGCTGCGCTGCCAGCGTTTTATTGTGCGCCAGTATGAGCGTGGGTTTATTCACCTGCGCAATGACATTGGCAACGGTAAAAGTCTTGCCCGAGCCTGTAACGCCAAGTAGGGTCTGCTCCCGCCTACCAGCATTAAGGCCGTCGACAAGCTGCGCAATCGCCTGGGGCTGGTCACCCGTAGGCTTAAAAGGAGACACCAGTTCAAATTTTCGTTGCTCTGTCATTGCTCTATTCCTCTAAGCTTTCTTTTTATAGCCGCTTTGTGGTTAATAACCACAAGCACAGATATGCAATTTATAATGGTCCTGCCGCGTCAAACGGCGAATCGTTAGGCATCATGACGATAGCGACTTTGCAGCTATTATACCACAAAGCAAATCGGGAATAAACCCCAAAAGTGAACAATTGTTCGTCTTTAAAAATGGTTCCTTTATCAATATTGTGTGATAATAAAACATAATTTAAAAATCCTTTCATATAACAACCGGCCTCAATTTCATTATCGCTGGGCACCAGCTGCGATAAACGGATACGGAACAATTTCTTATTATTCTGCAAAAGCATCGCCTCCACCATAATGATGGGTATTTTTAAAAGAAACATGGCAATCTATATCGGAATTGTCGCCATCATATTAGGTTTATAAAACCAGTCGCTGCAGTGACCGTTAAAATATGGTCTGTTCTGAGAGTGCTTTTGGCCATATCATCGAGTGTCTCTGTCGGCATACCATATTCCACCGACTCCAAATGCCCGTTGGTATTTTTGTAAGTTACTTTAAAAGTAAAAAAGCAAGCGGCATATTATCAAACACCACTTGCAAAATATTTTTAATAACGTGTAAAAAATGAAAAGACTGATCTATACGCCCTTTCCATGTCTCATCTTAGTTCAAATAGTTACAACTCTTCGCATGCCGTGTACAACACCAGTCAAAGTTCTTATTTTGTTTGTTGCTTTCAGCTCCTGTAACCCGGCGCGCAACGATTTTTTATTGGCTTAGGTGCCAAAATGCTACAGATTAACAAAATGGGTACACCCTAAATACTGCGTATGCTTGCCAGAAATCAAGGACGTTATTTTACCGGTTAAATTGACAGGACGAAAATTCAGGCCATCCACTTCTTCTAAAGGAACCCACAGACTGTTTTGCTGCTGCCAATCCATTTCTTTGACTTCCCTCTTTTGCTCATCCGCTAAAGCAGCCAGAAATATATGTAATATTCTATGTGTATAATCAAGATATCTCATTCGCAATTCTTCGCTATCGCATATTTCCTCAGTAAGGGCCGCAAATCGCCCGATCTTTACCAGATATCCGGTCTCTTCCAAAACCTCTCTAACGACGGCTTCTTCGATTGTTTCAAACTGATTTTGGCCACCGCCAGGCAAATCAAAATAAACTTTTCCTCCATAATTGATGCATCTATTTAAGAGTATTTTATTGTTATGCAATATAATGGCTTTTGCCGTGTTTCTGATCGCCATAAGTGCCCTCCTCACAATTGAATAATCTAGGGGCAAACCTGTAAGCGCGGTGATTACTTGAGTTTTTCACAAAATTCTTTGGCATTTTCTTGCACTGTAAATGGTGCAAAATAGAAGACTTTCTCGGTTTGATTATCGCATGATAATGCAATGATTGTATTTTCCTCATCCCAGTAACCCACCGTCAAATTCCAGCCCATGCTGTTATCGGCATCCAAAATAGACGTATAGCCCCGCCCCGGAAGCTCACCGGGATCAAACCATTTATCAGCTTGCAACAGCATCTGAAAATCGACCTGCTGTGTTTTAGAAAGTTCAAAATCATGCTCATAATCGCCAAGTTCAAAATCATAATTGAATTTTACTCCATCAAATGAAGAAAGCGCAACAGGCAAATCAACCGCCGGTTCGGGCAGAGTCTGTTCTTTGCCACATGCGGGCAGAATTACAATAGCCGCAAAAACAACGGTGCAAACAAAACCGAGAAATGATTTTTTCATTTTGAGCCTCCTCGCTATTTTTATAGGGTGTACCAGTTGCTTACAGATGCAGCCGACGCCGAGTCTCGTTTTTGACCATCTGCCACTGAAACACCATCAGCGCAGAAAACAGCAGAAGACTGACGGTGACACAGATAAAGGACGGTAGCCGGTGACGATTCCACCCCGCCAGTAAAAATATCGTCGGAATTAGCCCGCACAGATTTAAGATCAACAGATAGACGGCAAAATGCTCCGGTGGCAGCTTTAATACCCAGCCGAGTATCGCCGCAATCAACATGCAGCAAATAAAGGTCACCGGAATCACATAGTCGATAGACCACCGGTGCCAACCGGTGAGGTAATCCCATAACAGCGAAAATAGACTGATCAAAACCCCCATATCCATGAGTTTTTTATGGAACGCACCCTGTTGCCGAATGGCCGTCACCACACTCAGCCAGACACAAGCGGCCCCCACCGTAACGAGTAGCGACCAGAAATTCTGCTCAGGCATCATAAGATCCAGCATAATCGAAATGATTGAAACAGCGATTAGGCAAAAAATCAATATTTTAAAAAACAGGCCATGGGTATAAGAAACTGTTTCGATCACCGGGAAAACATCCGGATGCTTTTGACCATTATCGGTCAGGGTGTGCTGACATAGTGGGCACTTATTAAATCCCCCCACCACCCTCACACGGCAGCGCTCACAGTTTTTCATACACTCTCCCCCATTCCCTCAAATCGGTTTGCGACTATTTCCACGGGAATATTCATGCCGCTCAGTGTGCGAAAGAAACGCCGTTGGATATCGTTGCTCAAAAAACGTGACGTAAAGCTGATGCTCAGCATATTTTCATAGGTGCAAAGGCAAACCTGAATGTCTTTGGTGCTGTTAAAGATATCAATTCGTTGGATAAAAGGCCGAAGCTCTTCGGGCATGACCACGGTTCCGACATTTGAAAGCGTCGTAGTGTATTCCTTTTCGGAGCGTTTATAAAACCGTTTTAACACAATATTCTTTATAAATAGTGGAATGATGCGCGCCACCAACCAATGCTCTAGCTCTGCCATCATATCCAAACGCCTTTGCAGATATTCCCCGCCCAGCGTTTCGGCCAGACTATTGCGAACCGAAGCAGCCACATCTTCCAGCGCGTCGGAGTGACCTTCAAAACAATAACCGATATTCACAACGCTGAAAAAATTGCGTACTGTCTTGGACGGAAAATACTTGTGCAGGTTGATCGGGATGGATACCACCACGCTTTTTCCTTTATCCCGCTCGCTCATCTCCTCTTTTATGGCGCAGATCAACACCGCCGTGAGAAAAGCTGTCACTGTAACACCCATGCTCTTGGCGCAGGCCACCACTCGGTCGGCCGGGACAACCCCTTCAATGACCTTTAAGCGCCACTCGGCGGTTTTAGGTCCTTTCAGGATATAGACCGGTATCCGGCTTTTGGCCAGAGCGGCGGTGATGTTCTTTTTTCCAGTGTAGTACTTGGCAAAGCTATCGTCCATCCGTTGTGCCACAGAGGCATCAAAATCCAGCGCGGAGCAGCACGCGGCCAGTTCGGGATGCGACAACAGTAGATAGTGGTAGGTCAACGCCTTTAAAAATTGTAGCGCGCCCGCCCCGTCGGTGAGAACATGGTAGACCTCGAGATTGATACGATTCAAATAAAAAGTTACGTTGAACAGCGGTGAGCGTGAATCATAATACATGGTGCTGCAGGGGGGGACGTCCTCCTCACGCACCAGAAAACTGGTACCGGCTTCCTCGAGATAATACCAGAACAGGCCGCGCTTTAAAACGCAGCGAAAACTGGGGAAATCCTCAAGCGTGCGATCCAAAGCATCTTGAAGATAATATTGATCCACCGGCTCGGTTAATTCGGCCGAAAACCGAAACACCTTGGTATCCGCCTTTGAGGTGGCACTTGGAAATATCTTTGCAGCGTTGTCCAACTTGCGCCAACCTGAAGTAGAACGTTTATTCACAAAGCGGCAGCTCCTCATCCGATATAAAATTCTTGATATAGTCCATGCAAAGCTGCACATGCTTAAATCGTGGCGGCAGCATAAAAAAGCCATGTAACGCGTCGGGTATTCGGTGCAACACCACGCGGTTAGAAGCGAATGCCAGTGCCTTGGCATAGGCCTCGCCCTCGTCGCGCAGCGGGTCAAACTCTGCGGTAATGACCAGCGTATCGGGCTGGCGGCTCAAATCCTGCGCCAGTAAAGGCGCCAGATAAGGGTTTTTCAAATCTTCGTTCGTGGACATATAAAGCTGCATATATTCAGCCACCCGCTTTGAGGTCAATAGATAGTCGGTGCCGTTTTCTCGCACCGAGTTAAAGGGCGA from Oscillospiraceae bacterium MB24-C1 includes the following:
- a CDS encoding NUDIX domain-containing protein yields the protein MAIRNTAKAIILHNNKILLNRCINYGGKVYFDLPGGGQNQFETIEEAVVREVLEETGYLVKIGRFAALTEEICDSEELRMRYLDYTHRILHIFLAALADEQKREVKEMDWQQQNSLWVPLEEVDGLNFRPVNLTGKITSLISGKHTQYLGCTHFVNL
- a CDS encoding DUF6320 domain-containing protein, which produces MKNCERCRVRVVGGFNKCPLCQHTLTDNGQKHPDVFPVIETVSYTHGLFFKILIFCLIAVSIISIMLDLMMPEQNFWSLLVTVGAACVWLSVVTAIRQQGAFHKKLMDMGVLISLFSLLWDYLTGWHRWSIDYVIPVTFICCMLIAAILGWVLKLPPEHFAVYLLILNLCGLIPTIFLLAGWNRHRLPSFICVTVSLLLFSALMVFQWQMVKNETRRRLHL